The genome window TTTTTCTTCGCTATCAGTTAGCTCATCGTCACTAAAAACCGTTTCTTCGACTTTAAATGGAACTGAGTCTTTAGATATGCCCTCTTCAATGTTTAACGGTTTTGATTTTTCATCAATGTCTGGTTCTTCTGTTATTTCTAAAGCTTCAGGGGTTTCAATAATTTCAGTGTTTTCGGGTGGTATTAATTCTAGATTGGTAGTTTCGCTTTTAACTTCACTAATTTCAGCATGAATCACAGATTCGTCTGGTTTCACATCTTCCAGCACAGATTCTAATTCACCTACTTCTACAACGGGGGTTTCAATTTCTATTTCTGGCACTTCTTCAATATAAACGGGTAATTTTTTAATTTCTTCCATTTCTTTTATGGATTCAGCAACTTTTTTTGAAGAGAGTATAACCATTCCAATATTGGTTTTTTTACCTAAAAGTAATACTAAATGTGCCTTTTCAAGATTTAAAAATAAAGCTTTACCATTTGATGATTCAACAAGTACTCTTTCAATTGAACCTTTTTTTGAAAGATCAAGTAATTTTTCAGATGAATTGCTGATTATGTTGGCCATGGATCCAAAAAGTAAAACATCATCAGATGATAAGTTACTATACAAAATTTCCCCTTGATTATCTACAACCAAAGTACCATCTACGCCACGGATACTTTCTATTTTTTCTAAGGTTTTTTTTAATTTAATCTTGAGTTCAGACCCCATTTGAATACCTGCCCGTTTCCCGTGATATTCTAAATAAAATTTCTTCTTTGGGCTACATCCATTTATTTAACTTTTAAATATTTAATTATATTCTAAAGTAATTCTGATTAAAAGGAACTTAATATTTTCTCAGTTATACCTATTATTATTTCTTTTGATATATTTTGTTATTATATTTTCTGGATAAAAATCGAAAAACTGCTTATTTTTTAAAAATAAAAAGGATATGAGTGGGGTGGAAGATAAAAAATAGTTTTAATTAGAAACTGAAACCAATTTGCAGTGAGTCACCCATGCTCCTGTTTTTTTACCAGGCCTATAACATGTAACTAACATTAAACGAGATTCTCCACCTTTTGAAAATTGAATAGGCTTTGTTTTATAATCCCAGCGAATATCATCCCCATTAGATGTAACTTGATAAATATATTTCTTTGAACTTACCAAATCCTCTATTATTACTTCATCGCCTATTTTTAAGGTGTTTAATTTTTTAAATGGGGCCGAAAAAGTTGTTCTATGTCCCAACAATCCACATTCTCCCTTTTCTCCAGGTAGAACGCTATTAGGATAATGATAAACAGAATTATATTTATTAACTGTATCTGTTCTGATTTGATAATCTGCATTGATTTTAGGAATAATTAGCCGGGAATTTGCTAAAGATTGGGTTGGCTCAGTGATATCCGCACGGAGACCTATTTTAGTTTTTAAAACTGGGAAATTATTTTTTTCTGCTTGGGACGTATTATTTAGCTGATTTAATCCAGAATAACTGGTAAATAATACACTAAAAGAAAAAATAATAAATAAACTAATGATTATTAAAAAAAATGTTTTACTTTTATTCATTGTCAATTACCAATATTTTTTTGATTTTTTCAGCCATTAAAGTTTTGTACTGGGCTACTTCCCACGGATCATCAGTCCATGCGGTGATTTTAGCTTGAACTCCTACATCTTTCAGTTCAAGTATTAATATCTTGGGTTTTGGTTCTTTTCTCACCCAATCAAAGTTATTTACAAGAGTTTCAATTTTTTCGGTTAATTCTTCAAGCTCAAAGTCATAGGGAATATTGACTCGCAAATCAACTCTTCTACGATCCATATATGTATAATTCAAATAAGGATTTTTAGAAAAAGTGGAGTTAGGCACGGTTATCACACTATTATCTGGTGTGGTTAGGGTAGTGGTTCTAAATCCTACTTTGGTCACTTTTCCTTTTTGGTTTGAAATTTCAATTGTATCCCCTACTTTAAAACTTTTATCTGCTAAAATAAACATTCCTGAGATAAAGTTAGATAACGTGTCCCGAGCAGCAAAACCTACAGCTACACCTACTATTCCTAAACTTAAAGCTATTGCAGTTATATCAATTCCTAGTTCTTTTAAACTTATAACTAATGCAATAATATAAATTCCATACTTAACTAAATCATTTAAAACCTGGATAACTGTAAGATCAATTTCCCAACGCTGGCCCATTTTTTTAATGAAATAATTGGCCCATTTTATGATAATAATGGCCACTAAAAATGTAGTGGCTATTAATAGTAAATTCTTAATAAGTGGGTTTGAAATAAGATTTAGACTCATTATTGTCCTCCAGTTTTATTTCGAGTTCTTAATGGTTAAAATTTCTCAGTTTTTACCTCAACTACCATTAAATCTTCAGCAATCATAGTATTCTTGAATATTTCCTGTGCTGCAGTTTTTAATTGTTTTGATTTTTTATATCTGGTGCTGATGTGGGTTAAAATTAAAGATTTAACTCCTGCTTTTTTAGCAATATTTGCAGCATCATGAGCTGTGGAATGGCCGGTTTCCGAGGCTTTGGATTCTTGCCCCGCTTCAAAAGTTGATTCGTGAATTAGAATATCCGAATCCTTTGCTAATTTAATCATAGTTTCGCAGGGGCGAGTATCTCCGGAATAAGTAATTTTTATACCTTTTCGTTCATCACCAAGAACTTCTTCAGGTTTTATCATACGATCTTTAAAATGTACGGATATGCCTCTATGTAATTTACCAAAATCAGGGCCTGGTTTTAAACCTAATGCAATAGCTTTTTCTTTAATAAATCGCGGTTTTTTTATTTCTTGAATGGAATATGATAAATTAGGAACATTGTGCTGGGTTTTAACACATTCTATTTTATAATCCTCTTTTTCTATTATAAGTCCTTCATCTAATTCATGGCTGTGGATTTCAAAGTCCATTGAAAAATAACCCAGATTAAGCGCTGATTTCAGGACATCATTTAACCCGGGTGGACCGTAAATATGCAAAGGTTCTTTTCTACCTCTAAATCCCATGGACTGAATTATTCCAGGTATTCCTAGTATGTGGTCTCCATGCAAATGACTTATGAAAATTTTATTTATTTTCATAGGACTCAATTTTATTTGAGACATCTGCCTTTGGGTGCCTTCTCCACAATC of Methanobacterium alcaliphilum contains these proteins:
- a CDS encoding roadblock/LC7 domain-containing protein, whose amino-acid sequence is MGSELKIKLKKTLEKIESIRGVDGTLVVDNQGEILYSNLSSDDVLLFGSMANIISNSSEKLLDLSKKGSIERVLVESSNGKALFLNLEKAHLVLLLGKKTNIGMVILSSKKVAESIKEMEEIKKLPVYIEEVPEIEIETPVVEVGELESVLEDVKPDESVIHAEISEVKSETTNLELIPPENTEIIETPEALEITEEPDIDEKSKPLNIEEGISKDSVPFKVEETVFSDDELTDSEEKIMEPPETGIPVIKPPLSFPVLPENVVIPENLQERSELIIDIYEAIMLAMSIGASKIMGVSPARGMLKKSLPYDKCPEILNGVDVKSNSALQFEAVRTNLENFPVESRVDQTINDFTTIISAITDNYGRVMGYDAFRGMIRPEFKKIYKSFGPAMEKLGIKEKIHPELREILVS
- a CDS encoding class E sortase gives rise to the protein MNKSKTFFLIIISLFIIFSFSVLFTSYSGLNQLNNTSQAEKNNFPVLKTKIGLRADITEPTQSLANSRLIIPKINADYQIRTDTVNKYNSVYHYPNSVLPGEKGECGLLGHRTTFSAPFKKLNTLKIGDEVIIEDLVSSKKYIYQVTSNGDDIRWDYKTKPIQFSKGGESRLMLVTCYRPGKKTGAWVTHCKLVSVSN
- a CDS encoding mechanosensitive ion channel family protein, translating into MSLNLISNPLIKNLLLIATTFLVAIIIIKWANYFIKKMGQRWEIDLTVIQVLNDLVKYGIYIIALVISLKELGIDITAIALSLGIVGVAVGFAARDTLSNFISGMFILADKSFKVGDTIEISNQKGKVTKVGFRTTTLTTPDNSVITVPNSTFSKNPYLNYTYMDRRRVDLRVNIPYDFELEELTEKIETLVNNFDWVRKEPKPKILILELKDVGVQAKITAWTDDPWEVAQYKTLMAEKIKKILVIDNE
- the rnz gene encoding ribonuclease Z, which codes for MELIFLGTSSAVPSKYRNHTAIALKAFGEVFLFDCGEGTQRQMSQIKLSPMKINKIFISHLHGDHILGIPGIIQSMGFRGRKEPLHIYGPPGLNDVLKSALNLGYFSMDFEIHSHELDEGLIIEKEDYKIECVKTQHNVPNLSYSIQEIKKPRFIKEKAIALGLKPGPDFGKLHRGISVHFKDRMIKPEEVLGDERKGIKITYSGDTRPCETMIKLAKDSDILIHESTFEAGQESKASETGHSTAHDAANIAKKAGVKSLILTHISTRYKKSKQLKTAAQEIFKNTMIAEDLMVVEVKTEKF